Below is a genomic region from Rhodohalobacter sp. 614A.
CTATCACTCGAATGTAAAACCACCGGTTATTGTAGGTATTATGGAAGTTTGTAGTGAACCTTACCCCGATGCACTTCAATTTAATCCTGACAGCAAATATTTCGATAAAAAAAGCAGCGAAGAAGATCCAACCTGGCAATTGGTAGATGTTAAATTCGTTCAGAAATTTGAGAAGCCCGTCACACGAGACGAGCTAAAAGAAGTCAAAGAACTGGATGATATGGAGCTCTTCAGACTCAATCGTGTTTCCATTACACCCGTAAGAGAGCATGAATACAAAAAAATTCTGGAAATGGCAGGGGCAGAAGAGAAATAAAAAATACAGATAAGTTACCCTTCGATGGGAGATCTCACCCAATCCCAAAAAATTCGGCTCTTTCTTTATAATAGGGTTCAAATACTTCTTTAAGTTTTTGATGCTTGGACGATTTCAATTCGGGATCAGATTGAATGACATACCGCGCCGAATTTTTTGCACTTTCCAGCAATATTCTGTCTTCAACAATATCAGCATATTTGAATTCGGGAAGGCCGCTCTGTTTGGTTCCGAGAAAATCTCCGGGACCGCGAAGTTTTAAATCGGCTTCAGCAATTTCAAATCCATCCGTTGTTTCTACCATTTTTTTGAGGCGGTATTTGGCTGAGTCGGTCAGTTTTTGATCCGGCAGCAAAATGCAATAACTCTGTTTTTTGCCACGGCCAATTCGCCCCCGAAGCTGGTGAAGTTGGGAGAGCCCGAATCGTTCGGCATGTTCAATCATCATGATCGTGGCATTTGGTACATCCACACCCACTTCAATCACTGTGGTTGAAACTAAAATCTGAGTTTCTCCTTCAGAAAATTTTCGCATTTTGGATTCTTTTTCGCCGGAATCCATCTGGCCATGTAGCAGATCAATGTTAAAATCTGGATAACGCTTTTTGAGTTTCTTAAATCCCATGGTGGCATCTTTCAGATCCATCGCCTCAGATTCTTCGATCAATGGAAAAATCACATACACCTGATCGCCTTCTTCAACTTGTTGTTTGACGAAATTGTAAACGCCTTCCCGTTCGCTGTCGGACCGAACCGCCGTTTTTGCCGGTTTTCGTCCCGCAGGTAAATCTTTGATGACGGAGATATCCAAATCACTGTAAATGGTCATCGCCAACGATCGTGGAATTGGGGTGGCAGACATCACCAGCAAATGCGGATGATTTCCCTTTTGAAGGATTTCGTTTCGCTGCTTAACTCCAAATCGGTGCTGTTCATCAATCACAACCAGACCAAGTTTATTGAACTGAACTTTCTCCTGGAAAATGGCGTGTGTGCCCACAGCAATCTGGCACGTTCCCCCGGCAATATCAGAAAGAACATCGTTCCGAAGGGATGTAGATTGGCTCCCGGTGAGTAATCGAAAATTGATGCCGAGCGATTCAAGATACTCTTTGATTGTAAAATAATGCTGCTCGGCCAGGATTTCAGTGGGGGCCATGAACGCAGTTTGCCAGCCGTTGTCGAGCGCCATGAGTATCGCGCCAATTGCCACAATCGTCTTCCCGGCGCCAACATCACCCTGGATCAGGCGATTCATTTGATTTCCGGATTGAAGATCACTCTTAATATCGGATAGAGAATTTCGTTGGCCATCCGTTAATTGAAAGGGGAGAATTTCATTAAAGAATTTTTTGGTCAGATTCCCGGCCTGTAACTGGATTCCCGGTGCACGTTCAATACGCTGGCGTTTAATTTTCATCATGCTCAGCTCAAATAGGAAAAACTCCTCAAATTTAAATCGTTCGAGAGCATGGCTTGCCGCTTTCCTTGTTTTTGGCTGATGTATAGTTTGAAACGCTTCTCCTCTAAAATGAAATTGATTCTCAGAAATAACGTTATCCGGCAGAAATTCCTCAAACGTAACTGATTTTAAAATATCTGTGATCCATCCCGTTAAAATTTTGTTGGAGATATAGGCTTTGGAAAAATGTTTGTTTGAGGGATAAATAGGAATCAACGTATCCGGGATTTTCATTTCATCCAGCGATTCAAGTTGTTCCACTTCGGGATGGGCCATGCTCATATATTTCCCATATTTTTTTGCGGTGCCGTATAAAGAAACCCATGAATTTTCTTCGAACAGGTTGATAAAGTATTTCCAGCCTTTAAAGAACACTGCTTTACAAACTCCCGAGTTATCTTCAATCAGAACTTCAAGCCTCCTTTTATTTTTGAAACCGGCCACATTTTTTGATTTTACTTTTCCCACAATCGTCACAGGATCGGTATGCTGATATAAATTGCGGATTGGCTGAATATTGGATTTGTCGATATATCTTCTGGGAAACAGGTACAATAAATCCGCCGGAGATTGAATGCCGCTTTGATGAAGAGCCTTCAGACGTTTTT
It encodes:
- a CDS encoding EVE domain-containing protein, whose protein sequence is MSKRQYWLMKSEPEAYSIDDLKQDGKTPWDGVRNYAARNYMRDEMNIGDRVLYYHSNVKPPVIVGIMEVCSEPYPDALQFNPDSKYFDKKSSEEDPTWQLVDVKFVQKFEKPVTRDELKEVKELDDMELFRLNRVSITPVREHEYKKILEMAGAEEK
- the recG gene encoding ATP-dependent DNA helicase RecG gives rise to the protein MKLLDLHNLNQKRLKALHQSGIQSPADLLYLFPRRYIDKSNIQPIRNLYQHTDPVTIVGKVKSKNVAGFKNKRRLEVLIEDNSGVCKAVFFKGWKYFINLFEENSWVSLYGTAKKYGKYMSMAHPEVEQLESLDEMKIPDTLIPIYPSNKHFSKAYISNKILTGWITDILKSVTFEEFLPDNVISENQFHFRGEAFQTIHQPKTRKAASHALERFKFEEFFLFELSMMKIKRQRIERAPGIQLQAGNLTKKFFNEILPFQLTDGQRNSLSDIKSDLQSGNQMNRLIQGDVGAGKTIVAIGAILMALDNGWQTAFMAPTEILAEQHYFTIKEYLESLGINFRLLTGSQSTSLRNDVLSDIAGGTCQIAVGTHAIFQEKVQFNKLGLVVIDEQHRFGVKQRNEILQKGNHPHLLVMSATPIPRSLAMTIYSDLDISVIKDLPAGRKPAKTAVRSDSEREGVYNFVKQQVEEGDQVYVIFPLIEESEAMDLKDATMGFKKLKKRYPDFNIDLLHGQMDSGEKESKMRKFSEGETQILVSTTVIEVGVDVPNATIMMIEHAERFGLSQLHQLRGRIGRGKKQSYCILLPDQKLTDSAKYRLKKMVETTDGFEIAEADLKLRGPGDFLGTKQSGLPEFKYADIVEDRILLESAKNSARYVIQSDPELKSSKHQKLKEVFEPYYKERAEFFGIG